Sequence from the Marinibacterium anthonyi genome:
CTGGTCCATCAGGGCGCGCGGATCGTCGCCGCGCCCGGCGATGACCAGGCGCAGGCCGGGCAGGGACCGGTCCAGCGCCGCTTCGGCCCGGATCAGCGTCGTAAGTCCCTTGTAGGCGAAGATCCGGCCGAACAGCAGCACGACGAATTCTTCCGGCGGGCGGCTGCGGCGCATACCTTCGGCGCGGGCCAGGTCGGCATAGCGGCGGATCGCCGGGTGCGGCAGGACGTGGATGCGATCCCGGGGCATGGCAAGGGCCCGGGCGGCGGTGTGGCGCAGCCGGTCGCCATGGACGATCACGTGGTCGGACTGGCGCGCCATCAGCCGCGCGCCCCAGCCGGGCAGCCGCGCGGTGTCGCGGTCGCCGGGGTGCAGGCCGACGTCATGCACGGTGGTCACCAGAACGGGCGCGCGCCAGAAGGGCGCGGCGGCGTTGAGCCAGAGCGTGGTGTTGCTGAGCAGGTGCAGGACGTCCGGTTGTTCGTCACGGACGATCTGCACGAGGCGGCGAAGGAAGGCGGGGTTGCGCAGGCTGCGCGTGCGCGGCCAGTCGACCAGTTCGAGCCGGACGCGCGGATCGATCCATTTGCGCAGGGGCGCATAGAGATCGCGGGGCAGCACCGCGACCGTTTCGGCGTGGGGGGCAAGCCCGTTGGCGAAGGCGATGGTGTAATCGACCGGTTGGGAATTGAGCAGGAGGACTTTCATGGCAGGTGGTCCGTTGCGGTTTGCCGGGATGGATGCGCGGGGCCCCGGACCCGGTGTTGCGATGGGCCTGGGGCCCGGGATGATGTCATGCGGCGGCGTCATGCGGCCGGCGCCCGCCGGCCCGCGCCGGCGCTGTCGCGGCGCACCGCGGCCAGGGCACCCAGCGTATCGCGCAGCCGGCGCAGCGGGTTCGGTTCGCCCCGGTCCGTGAGCCCGAGGCGCAGCAGACGGCCCGCACCCGGCGCACCCGCCCGACCCAGGCGCGCCGCCGCGACCTGGTAGGCGAAATGGTCGGCCAGCCGGATGCGCCCGGGCAGGCCCCGGTCGGCCAGCACGGCGTTGGTGACCTCCACGGTCTTTTCCCAATGCGCCATGCGGCGGGCCAGCATCGCCGCGTCGTCGTTGTCGCGATGCCAGGTGTTGTCGTGGATCCGGTAGCAGGCCAGCGCGTCGGGCAGGGCGACGACAGGGGCGAGGAACGGCAGGATGCCGGTCAGCCAGGCGTCGGCCGAGATCGCGAAGGTTTCGGGAATGTTGCCCGCCGCGTCCCAGAGCGACCGGCGCACGGCCAGCGACGAGGTCATCGGAAAGGGCCAGCGCCCGCCGCTGCGCAAAAGGCGCGGGCCAAGGTCGCCCTGGCACAACGTGCGGGGGATCGGCGCGAAGGCGGGTTGGCCGTCGTCGCGGACGGGCCGCAGCCGGTGATAGATCAGCCCGGCCTGCGGATGGGCGGCAAAGGCGTCATGCAGGGCGCGCAGCTTGCCGGGCAGGAACCAGTCGTCGGCGTCGAGGAACACGAGGATCGGCGCGCAGGCCAGCGCGACGCCGGCGTTGATCGCGGCGGCCTGTCCCCGGTTCTGCTGCAGGTGCGGGCGGATCCGCGGGCCAAGCGCCTGGATCACCTGCCGCGAATTGTCGGTCGAGCCGTCGTCGACGACGATGACCTCGGCGGGGACGCCCATCTGCGACAGCGCGGAAGACACGGCCGTGGGCAGGAAGCGCCCGTAATTGTAGTTGTTGATGATGACGCTGAACTGGGGTGTTCCGGTCATGGGCGCGCCATGAGGTGAAGCGCGGCGGGCAGGGCATCGGGTGCGGCATCGGGTGCGTTCGGCACCCCGGGCGAGACCAGGATCAGTTCCAGCACGTCGCCCGGCAGCACCGGGTCGTCCATCGTGGCGTCATGCCCGGTCAGGACGCCGTCCAGGGTGCGATGGATGACCAGCCGGGTTCGTGCCGGATCGGCCGGGGCAAGGCCGCCGGCCATGATGCGCAGGTCCAGCGACTCGATGTCGGCTTCAAGCCGGGCCTGGTCGCGCCGCGCCTCCTGCAGCAACAGCCGCAGGTCCTCGCGGCGCCGCGCGGTCTCGTCCTGCAGCTCGAACCGGACCGTCTCGGCTTCTTGCCGGGCGCGGGCGGTGAAGGCCGAGGTTTCGAGCCGGTCGCGGTTGAGCCGGGATTGTTCGCGCAGCAGCTCCTGCAGGCGCGGGCGCGGCATCAGCCCGCGTTCGACAAGGCTGCGGGCATCCTCGATCTCGGCGGCCTGGACCTCGGCTTCGGTGTCCTGCAGGGCCATCTGGCGCGACAGCGTGTCGAGTTCGACATCGATCAGGGTCAGCAGGTCCCGCGCATGGTGCCGCTGCCCTTCGGTCCTGTGTCCGATATCGCTCAGCAGCGCCGTTTCAGACGCGGCGGTCTGGTCCAGCATACCGGGCGGCACCTGGGCCGGCGGGGGTGCAGCGGTGAGGTTCTCGGCGCCGTCGAGCTGCGCCTGAAGCCGCGATATCCGCGCCACGACCTGGGCCAGGGCAAAGGCGGTGGAGGCGCGTTCGGCGATGGCGGAAAGCGTTTCGGCGGGGTCCGTGGCGGTTTCGGACGCGACCAGCCGGATGCCGCCGGCGGTGACGATGGCCTGGCGCGCGGTCATGCCGGGCACGAAGTCGATCGCGCCGGGCCGACCGACCCGCCCGCCGACATAGACCTGCCGGTAATTCGTCACCTCGACCAGCACCACGGGCGCAACCAGCACGCCGCGCTCCGCGAAGGCGGCGGCGATTTCGGCGCGGGCGGTGTCGGTGTCGCGACCGGCGACCTGGATCGTGCCAAGCGCCAGCAGGGCGATGCGCCCGTCCGCATCCACCGGCGCCCTGTCGCGCGAGAATTCCGGCGCGTTCATGACCTCGACCCGCAGCACGTCGCCGCGTTCGATCGTGGTTCCCGCCAGGGCGGCCAGCGGCGGCAGGCACGCGGCAAATACCGCCAGCGCGCGGCGAACCCGATGCGGGCGCGGCGCGGCTGCAAAGGGCGCTGCGGGAATTGGCGATGCAGTCGTCATGGCCCCCTTTCCGACGTTAGCGCCGCCGCGGGCGTGCAGGCGGCACGACCGAGGATCGCTCTGGAGCGGCGGGTGACGGAACATGTCCATTCGGCCATTCGGTCCCCGGCATCTGCACCATGTGGAGAGGCCGGCGGGGCAGGGCGGGCCGAACGGCGGCGCGGTGCACCGATCGGCGGGGTTCCCGCCCCGGGCGGGCCGGTTTCTGATGTAAAAGGCCGGCCCCTGGTCGATCCGGGGCCGATGCAAGGACAATGCAGGCACAAGGAGGCGCCTTGGTGACACCGGACCCCACGGGCTTTGCCCGCAGCCTGCGGTGGATCGAATGGATCGCCGTGGGCGCCGCGCTGTTCGTTTTCTCGGGTGCGGTGTTTCCGCTGCTTATGGGGGGCAGCGACGGGATGCTGGACCCGACAGAGAAGGCGCGGTTGCGATACGTGAACCTGCCGGTCTATGCGCTGATCCTGGGGGCCATGGTGCAGCGGCCGATGCTGCCGGTGCGTGCGATGGCGCGCAACCTGCCGATGCTGATGCTGGTGGTGCTGACCTTCGCGTCGGTGACCTGGTCGCTCAGTTCCGGGATCACCCTGCGCCGGGCCGTGGCGCTGATGCTGTCGATGTCGCTGGCCTGCCTGCTGGCAACACGGTTCACGCCGCGCCAGCAGATCCTGCTGCTGGCGGTGGTGATGGGCGGCGCGACCGCGCTGAGCCTGCTGGCGGCCGTCGCGTTGCCCGGCCTTGCCTACCTTCCCGGGGACAGCGCGCTACGCGGCATCTTCGTGCACAAGAACGTGCTGGGCTGGGTCGCCAGTTTCACCGTGCTGTTGGGGATCGCGGCGCAAAAGGACCTGTCACGCCGGTTTCGCCGCGGCGGTTGGGCTTTGGTGGTCATCGGGGGCGCGGGGACTGTGCTGTCGGGTTCGGCGACCAGCCTGATCGCGGCGGTGACCGCGCTGCTGTTCGTGATCGGGGCCAACGTTCTGGTCCACCGGCGCGGCCTGGCGCGGCTGGCCACGAAGCTTTTGCTTCTGATCGTCACGATCCTGCTTCTGGGCGGGCTGATCCTGGGCCTTCTGCCCCTGCTTGAGATGCTGGGCAAGGACGCGACACTGACCGGACGGGTGCCCCTGTGGGGGCTGGTGACCCCCGAGATCGCGCGGCATCCGTTCCTGGGACAGGGATACGGCGCCTTCTGGTCCGAGGCGAACCCCGTCGCCTGGCGGATCTGGGCCGAGGCCGGATGGCAGGCGCCACATGCGCACGAGGGCTATCTGGACCTGCTGCTTGGGGTGGGCGCCGTGGGGCTGGCGCTGTTCGTGCTTGTGACCGTTCGGGCGTTGCAGCAGGGAACGGAGCTGTGCACCGCGGCGCCGCATGACGGCTGGTTCTGGTGCGTCGCGGCGATCGGCACGTCGCTGGCGATGAACCTGTCGGAAAGCACCTTCCTGATGCAGAATGACCTGATGTGGGTCCTGTTCGCCACCTCTGCGCTGACCATATCGCTGCGGCATGCGGAATTGGTACAGACCCCGCCCCGGCATGTCCGCCTGGCCCAGGCCGCCGTCTGACGCCGGGGCAGGGCTTTGGATGGCCGGCTATACGCCTTTGGGCACGGCGGGCGGGGCAGGGCAGGGCGGCCTGGGCGCGAACCTGTCCGTTTGGCCAAGGCGAATGACCATTCTGACAACTACCTGCATGTCGGTCCGACGCGCCACCCTTTCCGCAACGGCCCCGGACGGGCCGAGCCAGGAAGAGACGGGGGGACACCATGCAACGACGCGTATCGCGAATCCGGGACGGGCTGCGCCACGCAGCGACCGGGGCGCCGGAGAGGCTGATCACGGCATGAGCATCACATTTTCTTCCGGGCTGCGCGGTGCAGAGCCTGTCCTTGGCACGCCGGAACAGGCCCCGGCCAGGGGCCGGGAGCGCCTTGTCACGGTGGCGGCGCTGGCCGGGGCCGACGGCCTTGCCATTGCGCTGGCAGCCCTTGGCATCGCCACCGTGGCGGGCGGGGTGGACCCGGTCGCGGCGCGCCTGCTGGTCTTTGCGGGCGCAGTGCAGGTCGGGCTGAAGGCGGCCGCGGGGCTTTATCCCGGATACGGGCTGCATCCCGAAGCACGGCTGCGCAAGCAGGCCATGGCCTGGCTTGGCGCCGGGGCGATCGCGTCGCTGGCCGGCCTGGAACTGACCGGCTCCGGCGCCACGCTGCTGCTGCCGGCGTGGCTTGGCCTTCTGGCCCTTTTGCCGCTGCAGGCCGTCGGGGCGTTCGTCGTCCGGCGCGGGCTGCAGGGGGCAGGGGCCTGGGGCATTCCTGTCAATCTGGGTGGCGCGCCCGGGGCGGTGGATGCCCTGCGCGCCTACTTGTCCGATCGTCCCCAGCTTGGCCTGTACCCTACAAGCGAGGGCGAAACGGCGCGGGTCCTGATTTGGGCGGGGCCCGCGCTTCCCGATGCCGGGACACTGGCCGGTCTGCGCCAGGGGCACGACGAGATCGTGATGATGTCGGACCTGCCGCACCTGTGCCTTTCGGGGGTCCACCCGTCGGAACATGGCGGCGGGATCGGCCTGCGGCTGGTCCGCGCGCACCAGACGCCGTTGGGGGCGGCGTTCAAGCGGGGGGTCGACCTGGCGCTGACTATCCCGCTGGCGCTGCTGGCCGCGCCGGTCGTGCTGATCGCGGCGCTGCTGGTGCGGCGGGCCGATCCCGGCCCCGCCTTCTACGTCCAGCCGCGCGAAGGCCGCGATGGTCGGACCATCGGCGTGCTCAAGCTGCGCACGATGTACCTGGACGCCGAGGCGATGCTGGCCGACCTGCTGGCCCGCGACCCGGCCGCGCGCCACGAATGGGAAACGCATTACAAGCTGCGCCACGATCCGCGCATCCTGCCGGGCATCGGGACCTTCCTGCGGACCTCCAGCATCGACGAGCTGCCGCA
This genomic interval carries:
- the pglC gene encoding Undecaprenyl phosphate N,N'-diacetylbacillosamine 1-phosphate transferase, coding for MSITFSSGLRGAEPVLGTPEQAPARGRERLVTVAALAGADGLAIALAALGIATVAGGVDPVAARLLVFAGAVQVGLKAAAGLYPGYGLHPEARLRKQAMAWLGAGAIASLAGLELTGSGATLLLPAWLGLLALLPLQAVGAFVVRRGLQGAGAWGIPVNLGGAPGAVDALRAYLSDRPQLGLYPTSEGETARVLIWAGPALPDAGTLAGLRQGHDEIVMMSDLPHLCLSGVHPSEHGGGIGLRLVRAHQTPLGAAFKRGVDLALTIPLALLAAPVVLIAALLVRRADPGPAFYVQPREGRDGRTIGVLKLRTMYLDAEAMLADLLARDPAARHEWETHYKLRHDPRILPGIGTFLRTSSIDELPQLLNVLRGDMSLVGPRPFPDYHLSAMPPEFRARRATVVPGLTGLWQISERSGLDLDGQMELDDFYIAGRSFWSDLSIFLRTFAAVIGRRGAF
- a CDS encoding polysaccharide export protein EpsE, whose protein sequence is MTTASPIPAAPFAAAPRPHRVRRALAVFAACLPPLAALAGTTIERGDVLRVEVMNAPEFSRDRAPVDADGRIALLALGTIQVAGRDTDTARAEIAAAFAERGVLVAPVVLVEVTNYRQVYVGGRVGRPGAIDFVPGMTARQAIVTAGGIRLVASETATDPAETLSAIAERASTAFALAQVVARISRLQAQLDGAENLTAAPPPAQVPPGMLDQTAASETALLSDIGHRTEGQRHHARDLLTLIDVELDTLSRQMALQDTEAEVQAAEIEDARSLVERGLMPRPRLQELLREQSRLNRDRLETSAFTARARQEAETVRFELQDETARRREDLRLLLQEARRDQARLEADIESLDLRIMAGGLAPADPARTRLVIHRTLDGVLTGHDATMDDPVLPGDVLELILVSPGVPNAPDAAPDALPAALHLMARP
- the kanE_2 gene encoding Glycosyltransferase KanE; amino-acid sequence: MKVLLLNSQPVDYTIAFANGLAPHAETVAVLPRDLYAPLRKWIDPRVRLELVDWPRTRSLRNPAFLRRLVQIVRDEQPDVLHLLSNTTLWLNAAAPFWRAPVLVTTVHDVGLHPGDRDTARLPGWGARLMARQSDHVIVHGDRLRHTAARALAMPRDRIHVLPHPAIRRYADLARAEGMRRSRPPEEFVVLLFGRIFAYKGLTTLIRAEAALDRSLPGLRLVIAGRGDDPRALMDQMGDPDRYQIHTGHIPDALVAELFTEADVVVLPYDEASQSGVLHVAATFGKPVVVTDVGELRATVEPNDTGLVIPPRSPQALARALRHLAADPEDRARLGRNALRWSQGPNAPCTIGASALALYRELVESRPPLSTERIAGQAEGPNCPARRPGS
- the hyaD gene encoding Hyaluronan synthase, with protein sequence MTGTPQFSVIINNYNYGRFLPTAVSSALSQMGVPAEVIVVDDGSTDNSRQVIQALGPRIRPHLQQNRGQAAAINAGVALACAPILVFLDADDWFLPGKLRALHDAFAAHPQAGLIYHRLRPVRDDGQPAFAPIPRTLCQGDLGPRLLRSGGRWPFPMTSSLAVRRSLWDAAGNIPETFAISADAWLTGILPFLAPVVALPDALACYRIHDNTWHRDNDDAAMLARRMAHWEKTVEVTNAVLADRGLPGRIRLADHFAYQVAAARLGRAGAPGAGRLLRLGLTDRGEPNPLRRLRDTLGALAAVRRDSAGAGRRAPAA
- a CDS encoding putative O-glycosylation ligase, exosortase A-associated, which translates into the protein MVTPDPTGFARSLRWIEWIAVGAALFVFSGAVFPLLMGGSDGMLDPTEKARLRYVNLPVYALILGAMVQRPMLPVRAMARNLPMLMLVVLTFASVTWSLSSGITLRRAVALMLSMSLACLLATRFTPRQQILLLAVVMGGATALSLLAAVALPGLAYLPGDSALRGIFVHKNVLGWVASFTVLLGIAAQKDLSRRFRRGGWALVVIGGAGTVLSGSATSLIAAVTALLFVIGANVLVHRRGLARLATKLLLLIVTILLLGGLILGLLPLLEMLGKDATLTGRVPLWGLVTPEIARHPFLGQGYGAFWSEANPVAWRIWAEAGWQAPHAHEGYLDLLLGVGAVGLALFVLVTVRALQQGTELCTAAPHDGWFWCVAAIGTSLAMNLSESTFLMQNDLMWVLFATSALTISLRHAELVQTPPRHVRLAQAAV